A genome region from Coprococcus phoceensis includes the following:
- a CDS encoding tyrosine-type recombinase/integrase, translating to MYEKYLEQLEEAGKIRNLKERSINCYKNYVSYFLKYQAKPPEELTCQDVRNFLLAKKEEGLRATTLNLYNSAIRFFYRNVLHILWDDITVPRMILEHKLPTVLTVDEIDRLLEAVDDIKYRAMFATMYSSGMRVSEVLHLHYDDISRSNMQIHVRDTKNRMDRYTILSKRCLDILTQYWFEKGRPRGILFPNKFTGNYLTVSTLEQVMRRAVSDAELPKKATPHCLRHSFATHLMEQGVERQNIQALLGHRDPKSTEVYLHVSNKSLMGIQSPFDRKEGADYE from the coding sequence ATGTATGAAAAATATTTAGAACAGCTTGAGGAAGCCGGAAAAATCCGTAACCTCAAAGAGCGTTCCATCAACTGCTATAAAAACTATGTTTCTTACTTTCTGAAATATCAAGCGAAGCCCCCTGAAGAACTTACCTGCCAGGATGTCAGAAATTTTTTGCTTGCCAAAAAAGAGGAAGGACTAAGAGCCACAACTCTGAACCTTTATAATTCGGCTATCCGTTTTTTCTATCGGAATGTCCTGCATATCCTTTGGGATGATATCACAGTTCCACGTATGATTCTGGAACACAAGCTTCCGACCGTACTGACTGTTGATGAAATAGACCGTCTATTAGAAGCTGTTGATGATATCAAATATAGAGCCATGTTTGCAACGATGTATTCTTCCGGGATGCGGGTTTCTGAAGTGCTCCACCTTCATTATGATGATATTTCCCGTTCAAATATGCAGATCCATGTCCGGGATACGAAGAACAGGATGGATCGCTATACAATTCTTTCTAAACGGTGTCTGGATATCCTTACACAATACTGGTTTGAGAAAGGACGTCCCCGTGGGATCCTGTTTCCTAATAAATTTACTGGTAATTACCTGACAGTCAGTACACTGGAGCAAGTGATGCGACGGGCAGTATCCGATGCTGAACTTCCAAAGAAAGCAACTCCACACTGTCTCCGTCATAGCTTTGCAACTCATCTGATGGAGCAGGGAGTAGAACGGCAGAATATTCAGGCACTGCTTGGACACCGTGACCCAAAATCCACGGAAGTTTATCTTCATGTCAGCAACAAATCCCTCATGGGAATCCAAAGTCCCTTTGACAGGAAAGAAGGTGCTGATTATGAATAA
- the dfrF gene encoding trimethoprim-resistant dihydrofolate reductase DfrF produces MIGLIVARSKNNVIGKNGNIPWKIKGEQKQFRELTTGNVVIMGRKSYEEIGHPLPNRMNIVVSTTTEYQGDNLVSVKSLEDALLLAKGRDVYISGGYGLFKEALQIVDKMYITEVDLNIEDGDTFFPEFDINDFEVLIGETLGEEVKYTRTFYVRKNELSRFWI; encoded by the coding sequence ATGATAGGTTTGATTGTTGCGAGGTCAAAGAATAATGTTATAGGCAAGAATGGTAATATACCATGGAAAATAAAGGGAGAACAAAAGCAATTTAGAGAGTTAACAACGGGTAATGTGGTTATTATGGGGCGAAAGTCTTATGAAGAAATCGGTCATCCGTTGCCTAATAGAATGAATATTGTTGTTTCCACCACAACAGAGTATCAAGGAGATAATTTAGTTTCAGTTAAATCATTAGAAGATGCATTATTATTGGCTAAAGGACGAGATGTATACATATCTGGTGGATATGGACTATTTAAGGAAGCTTTGCAAATAGTAGATAAAATGTATATCACAGAAGTAGATTTAAATATTGAAGATGGAGATACATTCTTTCCAGAATTTGATATCAATGATTTTGAAGTTTTGATAGGGGAAACACTTGGTGAGGAAGTGAAATATACGAGAACATTTTATGTAAGGAAAAATGAATTGAGTAGATTTTGGATTTAG
- a CDS encoding MGMT family protein: MANEDKKDFNAMLHDSKDMPKFQIIIDQKSIEKYGGNKMYFAPPIDYDKVMKKVPYGKVITVGKIREHFAKLSGADFTEPITAGIFVSIVAWASYQRSEDETPYWRTLKANGELNAKYPNGIEAQKEKLEAEGHTIIQKGRKNIRYYVKDYENSLFDLK; this comes from the coding sequence ATGGCAAATGAAGATAAAAAAGATTTTAATGCTATGTTGCATGATAGTAAGGATATGCCAAAATTTCAAATTATCATAGACCAGAAAAGTATTGAGAAATATGGTGGAAACAAAATGTATTTTGCTCCCCCGATTGACTATGACAAAGTAATGAAAAAAGTTCCGTATGGTAAAGTGATTACGGTTGGAAAAATACGAGAACACTTTGCAAAATTGAGTGGTGCAGATTTTACAGAGCCGATTACAGCGGGTATATTTGTTTCTATTGTAGCGTGGGCGAGTTATCAGCGTTCCGAAGATGAAACACCCTATTGGAGAACATTAAAAGCAAACGGAGAATTAAATGCTAAATATCCAAATGGTATTGAAGCACAGAAAGAAAAATTAGAAGCAGAGGGACATACCATTATTCAAAAGGGGCGTAAAAATATACGATACTATGTAAAGGACTATGAAAATTCTCTTTTTGATTTGAAATAG
- a CDS encoding phage tail spike protein, with the protein MIFYFADRHMNILGQASTNLPDGILVRDDKKVEEIDTGVATLECYISATGKDKKGAEIYTTVGNYILKKDRDETRAYTIIEREKDTKNEEICIYAEDAGLDLLNEVVGEYEADRDYSVVYYTEKFVGNSGFEIGLNEISDRSRKLKWEGEATATERLASVATQFDAEISYSFEITGLQISKKYINFYKKRGKDIGTELRLNRDIDRIRTKESIANIATALEVTGGIPEDSEEPITLQGYQYDDGDIYIDGTKVKSREALKLWGRYMMKDSDIVGHITKTYSYDTMSQSELCTRSVNELKKACKMEVNYEIDISRLPECARVGDYINIVDDEGGLYLKARILKLESSETNDEHVATLGEYLIKDNGISQLLEDLAEQFKQLAANRTFYTWIAYADDNKGNGISLNPDGKKYIGTAANRTTKTPDLSDATIYSWMLAKGDDAVTLHIDSSNGSIFKNSGVATTLTVTILVADERIDTSKKMKDYFGQAAYLEWECKRLGETEFKPISHTDKRLSDEGFIFTLTPEDVDVKSTFNCSLNY; encoded by the coding sequence ATGATCTTTTATTTCGCAGACAGACATATGAATATATTAGGACAAGCAAGTACAAATCTTCCTGATGGAATCCTAGTTCGGGATGACAAGAAGGTAGAAGAGATTGATACCGGTGTGGCGACGTTGGAATGCTATATTTCTGCTACTGGAAAAGACAAAAAAGGGGCGGAAATATATACAACAGTAGGAAACTATATATTAAAGAAAGATCGAGATGAGACAAGAGCATATACCATTATCGAGCGTGAAAAGGATACAAAAAACGAAGAAATTTGTATTTACGCAGAGGATGCAGGGCTGGATCTTCTGAATGAGGTTGTTGGAGAGTATGAAGCAGATCGGGATTATTCAGTCGTGTATTATACTGAAAAATTTGTTGGAAACAGTGGATTTGAAATCGGTCTGAATGAGATTAGTGATCGCTCCAGGAAACTGAAATGGGAAGGTGAAGCGACTGCGACAGAAAGACTTGCAAGTGTAGCAACGCAGTTTGATGCGGAAATCTCATATAGTTTTGAAATAACTGGACTTCAAATTTCGAAAAAATATATCAACTTTTATAAAAAACGTGGAAAGGATATTGGTACAGAATTACGCTTGAATCGAGATATAGACAGGATTCGTACGAAAGAGTCTATTGCGAATATTGCGACAGCCCTTGAAGTGACTGGGGGAATACCGGAAGATTCCGAAGAGCCTATTACGTTACAAGGATATCAATATGATGATGGTGATATTTATATTGACGGAACAAAGGTGAAATCACGAGAAGCATTGAAGCTTTGGGGACGTTATATGATGAAAGATAGCGATATTGTAGGGCATATCACAAAAACGTATAGTTATGATACGATGAGTCAATCGGAGCTTTGTACTAGATCTGTAAATGAATTGAAAAAAGCTTGCAAAATGGAAGTGAATTATGAGATTGATATCAGCAGACTGCCAGAATGTGCACGGGTAGGAGATTATATTAACATCGTAGATGATGAAGGTGGATTGTATTTAAAGGCAAGAATTTTGAAACTGGAAAGTTCTGAGACAAACGATGAACATGTGGCAACTTTGGGAGAATATCTGATAAAGGATAACGGGATATCACAACTTCTTGAGGATTTGGCAGAGCAGTTTAAACAGTTGGCGGCAAATAGAACATTTTATACTTGGATTGCTTATGCGGACGATAATAAGGGAAATGGAATTTCTTTGAACCCGGATGGCAAGAAATATATTGGAACAGCAGCAAACAGAACAACGAAAACACCGGATTTGAGTGACGCAACAATATATTCATGGATGCTGGCAAAAGGAGATGATGCTGTTACGCTCCACATTGATTCGAGCAATGGAAGCATCTTTAAAAATAGCGGGGTGGCAACAACTCTGACAGTAACAATTCTTGTTGCAGATGAGAGAATTGATACATCTAAAAAAATGAAAGATTATTTCGGACAAGCAGCTTATTTAGAGTGGGAATGTAAGCGATTAGGAGAGACGGAATTTAAACCGATTTCACATACTGACAAGAGATTATCAGATGAAGGTTTTATTTTCACGTTGACGCCCGAAGACGTGGATGTCAAATCAACATTTAATTGTAGTTTGAATTATTAG
- a CDS encoding SRPBCC family protein — MAISNINTIISNDIQKVWNIVLAVDKYNSWRSDLSKTEIINDKQFIEYTKNGYATTFTVTVAEPYKRWEFDMENSNMKGHWIGVFIDKGNETQIDFTENVIPKKWFMKPFVKTYLKKQQKQFVLDLKKALE, encoded by the coding sequence GTGGCAATTTCAAATATAAATACAATTATTAGTAATGATATTCAAAAAGTTTGGAACATTGTTTTAGCTGTTGATAAATATAACTCATGGCGAAGTGATTTGAGCAAAACAGAAATAATAAATGACAAACAATTTATTGAATACACAAAAAATGGATATGCTACTACATTTACCGTTACCGTTGCAGAACCATATAAACGCTGGGAATTTGATATGGAGAATAGCAACATGAAAGGTCATTGGATTGGTGTTTTTATAGACAAAGGGAATGAAACACAAATAGACTTTACAGAAAATGTGATACCTAAAAAGTGGTTTATGAAACCTTTTGTAAAAACCTATTTGAAAAAACAACAAAAGCAATTTGTTCTGGACTTAAAGAAAGCATTGGAATAA
- a CDS encoding distal tail protein Dit — MYNFIDTTESQSGGTLPSEALNFDGEYIENLIPGYRTLYVSGREVIDTELLTDEVGVRDGTRYRRKRYPERIITVGYQLIAKDVLSFRAAYNKLNAILDTDEAKLIFADEPDKYFIGTKEGTDDVPTGVNAVKSELTFHCADPFKYSVKEKEVIPTMDEDTTFVVDYRGTHKCFPVLEAEANGDIGFVGFIKQNGKVIQIGNADELDGENYEMSQTLVDEEFVSISPEWKLNSAKIIEFTNSSGGTVSTIQTGTVTVGKDRSGKTILGPSSYGNIVAYGGPSVTRQIPADQSGHVGAKNWTFSWHHNFTLTHAKQLGAVEFLVTGLKNGKKVTIASVTYSRNAMNTKAWGWFYVNNKCVKSYITIDDVTAENKVTGYSGGRSGIRKFGAKVAFDFAGQVFEFTDPEIVDVEATEISVFFLATKGYDSMNLNGVYSVKFVSHSVESWRNVPNKFGEGDVILANCKAGTILVNGVEMQGLGALGNDWEQFFLHPGTNQINCVYSNWAEKPHFKLKYREVWL, encoded by the coding sequence ATGTACAATTTTATAGACACGACAGAAAGTCAGAGTGGCGGTACACTGCCCTCTGAGGCCCTGAATTTTGATGGGGAATATATAGAGAATCTGATTCCTGGCTACCGGACATTGTATGTATCTGGCAGGGAAGTGATTGATACAGAGCTTTTGACGGATGAAGTCGGTGTGAGGGACGGAACAAGGTACCGGAGAAAAAGATACCCGGAAAGGATTATCACAGTAGGCTATCAGTTGATTGCAAAAGATGTATTATCGTTCCGAGCAGCTTACAATAAGTTGAATGCAATCTTAGATACAGATGAAGCAAAACTGATATTTGCGGATGAACCCGACAAGTATTTTATAGGGACCAAGGAAGGGACTGATGATGTTCCTACTGGAGTCAATGCAGTAAAAAGTGAACTGACATTTCATTGTGCTGATCCATTTAAGTATTCTGTGAAAGAAAAAGAAGTCATTCCGACAATGGATGAAGATACGACCTTTGTGGTTGATTACAGAGGAACACATAAATGTTTTCCAGTGCTGGAAGCGGAAGCAAATGGCGATATTGGATTTGTTGGATTTATAAAGCAGAATGGGAAAGTTATACAGATCGGGAATGCAGATGAGCTTGACGGAGAAAATTATGAGATGTCACAGACTTTGGTGGACGAAGAATTTGTATCCATTTCACCGGAATGGAAATTAAATTCCGCAAAAATTATAGAATTTACGAATAGTTCAGGTGGAACAGTGAGCACGATACAGACAGGAACGGTAACAGTTGGAAAAGATAGGAGTGGAAAAACTATTTTAGGTCCATCTAGTTACGGGAATATTGTTGCGTATGGTGGTCCAAGCGTAACCCGGCAGATACCCGCTGATCAAAGTGGTCATGTCGGTGCAAAGAATTGGACGTTTTCGTGGCATCATAACTTCACGCTTACCCATGCAAAGCAGTTGGGAGCGGTGGAATTTCTTGTGACCGGTCTTAAAAATGGGAAAAAGGTCACAATTGCATCTGTGACATACTCACGAAATGCGATGAATACGAAAGCGTGGGGATGGTTTTATGTAAATAATAAATGTGTAAAATCGTATATCACAATCGATGATGTGACTGCGGAAAACAAAGTGACTGGATACAGCGGAGGGCGTTCCGGCATCCGGAAATTTGGTGCGAAAGTTGCGTTTGATTTTGCGGGTCAGGTATTTGAGTTTACAGACCCGGAAATTGTGGATGTAGAAGCAACTGAAATAAGTGTTTTTTTCCTGGCAACAAAGGGGTATGACAGTATGAACTTAAATGGTGTTTATTCTGTAAAATTTGTTTCTCATTCCGTAGAGTCTTGGCGAAATGTACCGAATAAATTCGGGGAAGGCGATGTAATATTAGCGAACTGTAAAGCAGGAACTATTTTAGTAAACGGTGTGGAGATGCAGGGGCTTGGGGCTCTTGGAAATGATTGGGAACAGTTTTTTCTTCATCCAGGTACAAATCAGATCAACTGTGTATATTCCAATTGGGCAGAAAAACCGCATTTCAAGTTGAAATATAGAGAGGTATGGCTATGA
- a CDS encoding replication initiation factor domain-containing protein — translation MDYISIVFETATAEDVIMHILDLPTDIFNVYPATIKFKTYQSRWQIGDIYVSGDARKTEDNPQGLGCYLVMTGRGCDDIFRILDSRNYTFGDMFRRCERRYGLDNFHFTRLDIAIDDKNEKPFFTIEQIKKKCEKEEFISNSEGYHFDESKFDDFDTAKTVYIGAGKSGLSYRFYDKDKEVCSKHNKTLDEVGSWKRTEMQLRDDKAHAFAMTFKDRPLELGELAFGLLANNLRFVVPNRNESNKSRWKTCRFWERFLGAVEVLKLQVPKLHNSLEETQQWLTEGGVISAVKSFYFLEEHDALGGLEKVGTMLDKARYSNSLSSKLTAHLQRIDRTDLIPYIQYNTKHGKGGI, via the coding sequence ATTGATTACATCAGCATTGTATTTGAAACGGCAACCGCTGAAGATGTAATCATGCACATTTTAGATTTACCGACTGACATTTTCAATGTTTATCCAGCAACGATAAAATTCAAGACATATCAATCACGCTGGCAGATTGGAGATATTTATGTATCGGGGGACGCAAGAAAGACAGAGGACAACCCACAGGGGCTAGGCTGTTATCTTGTTATGACTGGCAGAGGTTGTGATGATATTTTCCGTATTCTCGACAGTAGGAATTATACCTTTGGGGATATGTTCCGACGCTGTGAGAGAAGATACGGACTGGATAACTTCCATTTCACTAGACTTGATATTGCCATTGATGATAAGAACGAAAAACCATTCTTTACCATAGAGCAGATAAAGAAGAAATGCGAAAAAGAGGAATTTATCTCGAATAGTGAGGGCTACCACTTTGACGAAAGCAAGTTTGATGATTTCGACACTGCAAAGACTGTTTATATTGGTGCTGGTAAATCGGGATTGTCCTACCGCTTTTATGACAAAGATAAGGAAGTCTGTTCAAAACATAATAAGACACTTGATGAAGTCGGCAGTTGGAAACGGACAGAAATGCAACTGCGTGATGATAAGGCTCATGCCTTTGCCATGACATTCAAAGACAGACCGCTGGAACTTGGGGAACTGGCTTTCGGGCTATTGGCAAACAACCTACGCTTTGTCGTGCCAAACAGAAATGAAAGTAATAAGAGCAGATGGAAAACGTGTCGGTTTTGGGAACGCTTTTTAGGGGCTGTGGAAGTCTTAAAACTGCAAGTACCGAAACTACATAATTCTCTTGAGGAAACACAGCAATGGCTCACAGAGGGTGGCGTGATTTCCGCTGTGAAAAGTTTTTACTTCTTGGAAGAACATGACGCATTAGGTGGACTGGAAAAAGTGGGAACTATGCTTGATAAGGCAAGATACAGCAATTCCCTTTCCAGTAAACTAACCGCCCACTTACAGAGGATAGACCGCACCGATCTTATCCCCTATATCCAATATAACACGAAACATGGGAAAGGGGGTATCTGA
- a CDS encoding site-specific integrase — MKEKRRDSKGRILHTGESQRTDGKYLYKYVDAFGNTKYVYAWRLTPTDPTPKGKREKPSLRELEQQIRRDIEDGIDSTGKKMTLCQLYAKQNAQRANVKKSTQKQREQLMRLLKEDKLGARSIDTIKPSDAKEWALRMKDKGFSYNTINNHKRSLKASFYIAIQDDCVRKNPFDFKLSEVLENDTKEKVALTEEQEQALLSFIKTDNVYHKYYDDVLILLKTGLRISELCGLTIMDVDFIHEVVVIDHQLLKSKEQGYYIETPKTKSGTRQVPLSKETIQAFQRVMKKRPKVEPFVIDGRGNFLFVNHKGKPKVAIDYTMLFVRMVKKYNKHHKDNPLPHITPHTLRHTFCTRLANKNMNPKDLQYIMGHSNISITMNWYAHASIDTAKSEVQRLIA, encoded by the coding sequence ATGAAAGAAAAAAGACGGGATAGTAAAGGACGTATCCTGCATACTGGAGAGAGCCAACGAACAGACGGAAAATACTTATATAAATATGTGGACGCATTTGGAAACACAAAATATGTGTATGCTTGGAGATTGACACCCACAGACCCGACACCAAAGGGTAAACGGGAAAAACCCTCACTTCGTGAATTGGAACAGCAGATAAGACGGGATATTGAGGACGGTATCGACAGCACAGGCAAGAAAATGACGCTTTGCCAACTCTACGCCAAACAGAACGCACAGAGGGCAAACGTGAAGAAAAGCACACAGAAACAACGGGAACAGCTCATGCGGTTATTGAAAGAGGATAAGTTAGGTGCTAGGAGCATTGATACGATAAAACCCTCTGACGCTAAAGAATGGGCGTTACGCATGAAAGACAAAGGCTTTTCCTATAACACCATTAACAACCATAAACGCTCGTTAAAAGCGTCATTCTATATCGCCATACAAGACGATTGTGTAAGGAAAAACCCTTTTGATTTCAAGTTAAGTGAAGTCCTAGAAAATGATACCAAAGAGAAAGTCGCATTAACAGAGGAACAGGAACAAGCCTTGTTATCATTCATCAAGACAGACAATGTGTATCACAAATATTATGATGATGTGCTGATACTGTTAAAGACAGGACTTCGTATCTCGGAACTGTGCGGACTGACAATCATGGACGTTGATTTTATCCATGAGGTTGTGGTTATCGACCACCAGTTATTAAAGAGCAAGGAACAGGGCTATTATATTGAAACACCTAAGACAAAAAGCGGAACAAGGCAAGTGCCATTAAGCAAAGAAACGATACAAGCATTTCAACGAGTTATGAAGAAACGCCCAAAGGTAGAACCATTTGTGATAGACGGACGGGGCAACTTTCTATTTGTCAATCATAAAGGCAAGCCTAAAGTTGCGATTGATTACACTATGCTTTTTGTCCGTATGGTAAAGAAATACAACAAGCACCATAAGGATAACCCCTTGCCACATATCACACCGCACACGCTACGCCATACGTTCTGTACAAGACTGGCAAACAAGAACATGAACCCGAAAGATTTACAGTATATCATGGGACATTCAAATATCAGTATCACAATGAACTGGTACGCTCATGCGTCCATAGATACTGCAAAATCAGAGGTTCAGCGTCTAATCGCATAA
- a CDS encoding TfoX/Sxy family protein, whose product MASSKDYLQFVLEQLSELQEITYRAMMGEFIIYYRGKIVGGIYDDRLLVKPTKSAISYMPTVTYEIPYENAKEMLLVEEVDNKDFLTGLFDVMYDELPTPKPKKKK is encoded by the coding sequence ATGGCTTCAAGTAAAGATTATTTACAATTTGTTTTAGAACAATTATCAGAATTACAAGAAATAACATATCGTGCAATGATGGGAGAATTTATTATTTATTATCGTGGAAAAATCGTTGGCGGTATATATGATGATAGGTTACTTGTAAAACCAACAAAGTCTGCAATTTCTTATATGCCGACAGTTACTTATGAAATTCCATACGAAAACGCCAAAGAAATGTTATTGGTGGAAGAAGTTGATAATAAAGATTTTCTGACGGGGTTATTTGATGTGATGTATGATGAACTACCAACGCCAAAACCTAAAAAGAAAAAATAA
- a CDS encoding IS91 family transposase, with protein MNKPTVQDIFRCFYSAYLEKYSPSPEQAKVARNILNCKTGAYGANVSVCEDCGAVQIHYNSCRNRCCPMCQAVPKEMWMDARKEDVLDAPYFHLVFTVPDILNPIIYNNQKLLYDTLYHAASATISELTADPKHLGAAVGYICILHTWGSEMNFHPHIHTILLGGGLTSKNEWKDNGTEFFLPIWAISKVFRGKYMDELKNLWNTNQLKFHGTAEKYSNHYVFKELIDFCYDAEWIPYCKKTFNGAQSVIDYLGKYTHRIAISNHRIICMDDENVTFSVKDYRNKGQWKELTLSGVEFIRRFLMHVPPKRFVRIRHYGLLCSRSKHKKLTLCRNLLGCQKYLSKLRGKEMPEILKQLYEINICVCKSCGGHLGKPQLRIPQRC; from the coding sequence ATGAATAAGCCCACCGTTCAGGATATTTTCCGGTGTTTTTATTCGGCATACCTTGAAAAGTATTCTCCTTCTCCGGAACAGGCAAAAGTTGCCCGGAACATCTTGAACTGCAAAACCGGAGCCTATGGTGCAAACGTCAGTGTATGTGAAGACTGTGGTGCTGTTCAGATTCACTATAATTCCTGCCGCAACCGTTGTTGTCCCATGTGTCAGGCTGTTCCAAAGGAAATGTGGATGGATGCCCGCAAAGAGGATGTGCTTGATGCACCCTACTTCCACTTGGTATTTACAGTTCCTGACATTCTGAATCCAATCATTTACAATAATCAGAAACTGTTATATGACACCCTGTATCATGCAGCTTCTGCTACAATCAGTGAACTGACTGCTGACCCAAAGCACCTTGGTGCTGCTGTCGGCTATATCTGCATCCTGCATACATGGGGATCTGAAATGAACTTTCATCCCCATATCCATACAATACTGCTCGGCGGTGGTCTGACATCCAAAAACGAATGGAAAGACAACGGTACTGAGTTTTTTCTTCCTATATGGGCTATCTCCAAAGTCTTTCGTGGAAAATATATGGATGAGTTGAAAAATCTCTGGAATACGAATCAACTTAAGTTTCATGGAACTGCCGAAAAATACAGTAACCATTATGTGTTCAAAGAACTGATTGATTTCTGTTATGATGCGGAATGGATTCCTTATTGTAAGAAAACTTTTAACGGCGCACAGTCTGTGATTGACTACCTTGGAAAGTATACCCATAGGATTGCCATCAGCAATCACCGCATCATCTGTATGGACGATGAAAACGTTACTTTTTCTGTAAAAGATTACCGGAACAAAGGACAATGGAAAGAACTGACCCTTTCCGGTGTTGAATTTATACGACGGTTTCTGATGCATGTACCGCCAAAACGTTTTGTCAGGATTCGGCATTACGGACTTCTTTGTTCCCGTAGCAAACACAAGAAGCTTACTTTATGCCGGAATCTCCTTGGATGCCAAAAGTATCTCTCGAAGCTTCGAGGTAAGGAGATGCCGGAAATATTAAAACAGCTTTATGAAATAAATATTTGTGTGTGTAAATCCTGTGGTGGGCATCTTGGAAAACCACAGCTTCGAATACCACAAAGATGTTAA
- a CDS encoding excisionase, with amino-acid sequence MNNNDIPVWEKYTLTIEEASKYFRIGENKLRRLAEENKDAGWLIMNGNRIQIKRRQFEKVIDKLDAI; translated from the coding sequence ATGAATAACAACGATATTCCCGTATGGGAAAAATACACCCTTACCATTGAAGAAGCGTCAAAGTATTTCCGTATCGGAGAAAACAAGTTAAGACGATTGGCAGAGGAAAACAAGGACGCTGGCTGGCTCATTATGAATGGCAACCGCATACAGATTAAACGCCGACAGTTTGAAAAGGTCATTGACAAATTGGACGCAATCTAA
- a CDS encoding helix-turn-helix domain-containing protein — protein sequence MEHYEKKISFLGENIQTIRKHRGMKQQELADKIGINMQSLSKIERGVNYPTFDTLEKIMDVLGVTPNELLSGEWKYIDHTEPYIMDIIKREQDFNVSLDYLSENEFFDDEKECTFYKAYKLIQYIHNYITNEVTELEELMEIKQLIQRQKLERMIKVHKEMRGLDRYREQPKEYKYHDPYDDWIFRQLADIDNRNNIPDTSPQVDFNEADYEDYLKAKWNRGL from the coding sequence ATGGAGCATTACGAAAAGAAAATCAGTTTCTTAGGAGAGAACATACAGACCATAAGAAAGCATAGAGGAATGAAACAACAGGAACTTGCGGACAAAATCGGTATCAATATGCAGAGCCTTTCCAAGATTGAACGTGGCGTGAATTATCCTACCTTTGATACGCTGGAAAAGATAATGGACGTGCTGGGAGTAACACCCAATGAATTATTGTCGGGAGAATGGAAGTATATTGACCACACCGAGCCCTATATCATGGATATTATCAAACGGGAACAAGACTTCAATGTTTCCTTAGATTACCTGTCTGAAAATGAATTTTTCGATGATGAAAAAGAATGCACATTTTACAAGGCATATAAACTCATACAGTATATCCATAACTACATTACCAATGAGGTTACGGAGTTGGAAGAACTTATGGAAATCAAGCAGTTGATACAGCGTCAAAAACTGGAACGCATGATAAAAGTACATAAGGAAATGCGAGGGTTAGACCGATACAGAGAACAGCCCAAAGAGTATAAATACCATGACCCTTATGATGATTGGATATTTCGTCAGCTTGCGGATATAGACAACAGAAACAACATTCCCGACACTTCTCCACAAGTAGACTTCAATGAAGCAGACTATGAAGATTATCTAAAGGCGAAATGGAACAGAGGTCTTTAA